In Aegilops tauschii subsp. strangulata cultivar AL8/78 chromosome 3, Aet v6.0, whole genome shotgun sequence, one genomic interval encodes:
- the LOC109785195 gene encoding uncharacterized protein, translating to MASSPARPAAASVSGAFGLPPDARCSFDQTRRRAEDSQDKRQLVRTFVNVYGQEGYPKEAVMAAVEECMRKQAEGLLHSLEGIGGRLSQLELYCYKLERSIGELRSDVMDYHSEGTVNFRCLDKNLRQVQKAVQMLQDKHEPADTAQQLAKLQIAHEFPARTNEATALSMLTARENVNDHSTQFTNPEVSFVPIHQVNTMQSPAMPNQSSGGYILQQLVPVSLSTQHDQQHPSQAAVYYMQSQNQVNCAENKPSESFVQVMQPHVQNPEARVAVELPQKSSQPTEMYPPLQHHMLQMPAQHHESQAWRSQPPVAQQQHYSVQPVPPQMVQQKTSSPHAQSTPQVTLMYPQYSSQKPANATTEPLPRSLVGQSPYSSPQQKHHEVMHSFYGQGNTILLPTAEHNIQHQQPQQMQTQSQASCPPQPSKPSHCSVASYAVQGSGRAYTATYKNPAESPATVVAVLPQHSATAPMAFHHLGPQILHKNPYGSMFETTSVVGYPHDQVGSMTLPVVTADSSAMVDKLNAGSNVTSPRDWPA from the exons ATGGCGTCGTCCcccgcgcgccccgccgccgcgtcCGTCTCCGGCGCCTTCGGCCTCCCGCCCGACGCCCGCTGCTCCTTCGACCAGACGCGCCGCCGCGCCGAG GATTCGCAGGACAAGAGGCAGCTGGTGCGGACGTTCGTCAACGTGTACGGCCAGGAGGGCTACCCCAAGGAGGCCGTCATGGCGGCCGTCGAGGAGTGCATGAGGAAGCAGGCCGAGGGCCTGCTGCATTCGCTCGAGGGCATCGGCGGGAGGCTCTCGCAGCTCGAGCTCTACTGCTACAAGCTCGAGCGCTCCATCGGGGAGCTGCGCAGCGACGTCATGGACTACCACAGCGAGGGCACCGTCAACTTCCGCTGCCTCGACAAAAATCTCAGACAG GTTCAGAAAGCTGTGCAGATGCTTCAGGATAAGCATGAGCCGGCCGACACGGCGCAGCAACTGGCCAAACTTCAAATAGCGCATGAATTCCCTGCTCGAACAAATGAAGCCACTGCCTTGTCGATGCTCACTGCAAGGGAAAATGTCAATGATCATAGCACACAATTCACCAACCCTGAGGTTTCTTTTGTGCCAATTCACCAAGTTAATACCATGCAGTCTCCTGCTATGCCGAACCAAAGTAGCGGTGGTTATATTCTGCAGCAACTAGTGCCCGTCTCTTTGAGCACGCAACATGATCAGCAACATCCGAGCCAAGCTGCGGTGTACTATATGCAAAGCCAAAATCAGGTGAACTGCGCAGAGAACAAACCGTCCGAGTCTTTTGTTCAGGTTATGCAGCCGCATGTCCAGAACCCTGAAGCCAGGGTTGCAGTTGAGCTACCTCAGAAATCTAGTCAGCCAACGGAAATGTACCCTCCACTGCAGCATCATATGCTACAAATGCCTGCTCAGCATCACGAGTCACAGGCATGGCGATCACAGCCCCCTGTCGCGCAACAGCAGCACTACAGTGTTCAGCCAGTCCCACCACAGATGGTTCAACAGAAAACATCTTCTCCTCATGCTCAAAGTACTCCTCAAGTCACGCTCATGTATCCTCAATACTCTTCTCAGAAGCCTGCCAATGCTACCACTGAGCCACTTCCGAGAAGTTTGGTTGGGCAGTCTCCATACTCTTCACCCCAGCAGAAGCATCATGAAGTCATGCATTCGTTTTATGGCCAAGGCAACACAATTTTGCTTCCCACGGCAGAGCATAATATCCAGCATCAACAGCCACAGCAAATGCAAACACAGAGCCAGGCCTCATGCCCACCTCAACCAAGCAAGCCCAGCCACTGCAGTGTTGCATCATATGCTGTTCAGGGTAGTGGCCGAGCCTACACTGCCACATATAAGAATCCTGCCGAGAgccctgcaactgttgttgctgTTCTGCCTCAGCATTCGGCAACAGCTCCTATGGCGTTTCATCATTTGGGGCCACAAATCTTGCATAAGAATCCATATGGAAGTATGTTCGAAACGACCAGTGTAGTAGGGTATCCACATGATCAGGTTGGGAGTATGACGCTCCCAGTGGTGACTGCGGACTCCAGTGCCATGGTTGATAAGCTCAATGCTGGTAGCAATGTTACATCCCCGCGAGACTGGCCTGCATAG